A genomic segment from Methanobrevibacter millerae encodes:
- the purM gene encoding phosphoribosylformylglycinamidine cyclo-ligase: MVTYSESGVDIDLEAKTVSEIAAKLQSTLECRDIITDSGHYAALVRLGDKAIAMSTDGVGSKILIAEMMNKYDTVGIDCIAMVVNDILCVGAEPIALVDYLAVEKPDPQRAAEIAEGLVKGAEESRIAIIGGETASLPGIIKDFDLAGTGIGFVDVDKIISGEDIEPGNVLIGIQSNGIHSNGYSLARKALFDDAGFDVKDKMPNGETTIGEELIRPTELYVKPIVALFEEGYEINGLAHITGGGFTNLRRLKKGVGYEINDLPETPEIFKLIYEQNVDIKEMYKVFNMGIGFVVICGEAEAEKIMGTLNEYCKCQIIGKVTDDEKIVVEAFEGSTIEY, encoded by the coding sequence ATGGTTACTTATTCAGAATCCGGTGTTGACATTGATTTGGAAGCAAAGACAGTATCCGAAATAGCTGCCAAACTCCAATCAACATTGGAATGTAGAGATATTATTACTGACAGCGGCCATTACGCTGCTTTAGTTAGATTAGGAGACAAAGCTATTGCAATGAGTACTGACGGAGTGGGAAGTAAGATTCTAATAGCTGAAATGATGAACAAATACGATACCGTTGGAATCGACTGTATTGCGATGGTGGTAAACGACATCTTATGCGTCGGCGCCGAACCTATAGCTTTGGTCGATTACCTTGCCGTTGAAAAACCTGACCCTCAAAGGGCAGCTGAAATAGCTGAAGGACTGGTAAAAGGCGCTGAAGAGTCAAGAATAGCAATTATCGGCGGAGAAACGGCATCACTGCCTGGCATCATTAAGGACTTTGATTTAGCTGGAACAGGAATAGGCTTCGTTGACGTTGACAAAATCATTTCAGGAGAAGACATCGAGCCTGGAAACGTACTGATAGGCATTCAAAGTAACGGTATCCACTCAAACGGATACAGTCTGGCAAGAAAAGCATTGTTTGACGATGCAGGATTTGACGTAAAAGACAAGATGCCTAACGGCGAAACTACTATCGGCGAAGAGCTCATAAGGCCTACCGAACTCTACGTGAAGCCTATTGTAGCATTGTTTGAAGAGGGATATGAAATCAATGGTTTGGCTCACATTACCGGCGGAGGATTCACAAACCTCAGACGCCTCAAAAAGGGTGTCGGATACGAGATTAACGATCTTCCGGAAACACCGGAAATATTCAAGCTTATCTACGAACAGAACGTTGACATTAAGGAAATGTATAAGGTATTCAACATGGGAATCGGCTTTGTCGTAATCTGCGGTGAGGCTGAAGCCGAAAAGATAATGGGCACCTTAAATGAATACTGCAAATGCCAAATAATCGGCAAAGTAACTGACGATGAAAAAATTGTTGTTGAAGCTTTCGAAGGCTCAACGATTGAATACTAG
- a CDS encoding beta-CASP ribonuclease aCPSF1 — MTSDILDEIKKEIMAKLPKTTQVSKVEFEGPEVVVYTKNPQVITENGDLIRSLAKELRKRIIIRSDKSALLEPEKTIEKIHEIVPEGAEITDIYFDTVTCEVVITAKKPGLVIGKYGATSRNIVKNTGWAPKILRTPPISSDVIGKIRTTLKNSSKDRKKLLQRLGRQIHQGSKYPNDWARVTSMGGFKEVGRSSMLLQTPNSRVLLDCGVNVAAPDNKTAFPYLNAPEFSIEELDAVIISHAHLDHCGFVPYLYHYGYEGPVYCTTPTRDLTTLLQLDHIDIAHREGNPLPFNVKHIHKAIKNTITLDYGEVTDISPDIRLTLHNAGHILGSAISHMHIGDGAHNLVYTGDFKYEPSRLLEPATIRFPRAETVIMESTYGGREDVQPSRNSAEKEMMKTIYRTLKRGGKVLVPVFAVGRAQELMVVLEEYMRHGMIEEVPIYIDGMIWEATAIHTARPEYLSRDLRDQIFHMGRNPFVSDMFEKVQNHNQRKDIVESPNPAIILSTSGMLTGGNSVEYFKWLCEDERNTLIFVGYQSEGSLGRRIQKGRKEVPLEDDDGRTKEFKVNMETKTIHGFSGHSNRRQLMEYVKRLNPRPEKVITCHGDPKKAVDLASSIHRSYKIETRTPVNLDCVRIH; from the coding sequence ATGACTTCAGATATTTTAGATGAAATTAAAAAAGAGATTATGGCAAAACTGCCGAAGACAACGCAGGTTTCAAAAGTAGAGTTTGAAGGGCCTGAAGTGGTGGTTTATACCAAAAATCCTCAGGTTATTACTGAAAACGGTGATCTGATAAGGTCACTTGCAAAAGAACTTAGAAAAAGAATTATTATTAGATCTGACAAAAGCGCATTGCTTGAACCGGAAAAAACCATCGAAAAGATTCATGAAATCGTTCCGGAAGGAGCAGAGATTACAGACATTTACTTTGACACGGTAACGTGCGAAGTTGTAATTACGGCCAAAAAGCCGGGACTCGTTATCGGAAAGTACGGTGCAACGTCAAGAAATATCGTAAAGAATACTGGTTGGGCACCTAAGATTTTAAGAACCCCACCGATCAGCTCTGACGTTATCGGAAAAATAAGAACGACCTTGAAAAACAGCAGCAAAGACAGGAAAAAGCTGCTTCAGAGACTCGGACGCCAGATTCACCAGGGAAGCAAATACCCTAACGACTGGGCAAGGGTTACTTCCATGGGCGGATTCAAGGAAGTAGGACGTTCATCAATGCTTTTGCAGACCCCTAACAGTAGAGTATTACTTGACTGCGGCGTTAACGTAGCCGCACCTGACAACAAAACCGCATTCCCTTACTTGAACGCTCCCGAATTTTCAATCGAAGAGCTTGATGCGGTAATCATTTCTCACGCTCACCTTGACCACTGTGGATTCGTGCCTTACCTTTACCATTACGGATATGAAGGGCCGGTTTACTGTACAACCCCTACAAGGGACCTGACTACATTACTCCAGCTCGACCATATCGATATTGCACACAGGGAAGGCAATCCTTTACCGTTCAACGTAAAGCATATCCACAAGGCTATTAAAAATACAATCACTTTAGACTACGGTGAAGTAACAGACATTTCACCGGACATCCGCTTAACCCTGCACAATGCGGGACACATTTTAGGTTCAGCGATTTCCCACATGCACATCGGAGACGGCGCACACAACCTCGTATACACAGGGGATTTCAAGTATGAGCCTTCAAGGCTTCTGGAGCCTGCAACAATAAGGTTCCCACGTGCTGAAACCGTAATCATGGAAAGTACCTACGGTGGAAGGGAAGACGTTCAGCCTTCAAGAAACTCCGCAGAAAAGGAAATGATGAAAACAATCTACAGAACGTTGAAACGTGGCGGAAAAGTTCTTGTTCCTGTATTTGCAGTGGGAAGGGCACAGGAACTTATGGTAGTGCTTGAAGAGTACATGAGACACGGAATGATTGAGGAAGTGCCTATCTACATCGACGGTATGATTTGGGAAGCTACCGCAATCCACACCGCAAGGCCTGAATACTTAAGCAGGGACTTGAGGGACCAGATATTCCATATGGGAAGAAACCCGTTCGTCTCAGACATGTTTGAAAAGGTTCAAAACCACAACCAGAGAAAGGACATCGTCGAAAGTCCGAATCCTGCAATCATACTTTCAACTTCAGGTATGCTGACCGGAGGAAACTCCGTTGAATACTTCAAGTGGCTGTGCGAAGACGAAAGGAACACCTTAATCTTTGTAGGATACCAGTCTGAAGGATCACTGGGTAGAAGAATCCAGAAAGGAAGAAAAGAAGTGCCTCTTGAAGACGATGACGGAAGAACCAAGGAATTCAAGGTCAATATGGAAACCAAGACCATTCACGGATTCAGTGGTCACTCCAACAGAAGGCAATTAATGGAATATGTCAAAAGGCTTAATCCAAGACCTGAAAAAGTCATTACATGTCACGGAGACCCTAAAAAGGCAGTCGATTTGGCTTCATCAATCCACAGAAGCTATAAAATCGAAACCAGGACTCCTGTTAATTTAGATTGTGTAAGAATCCATTAA
- a CDS encoding DNA-directed DNA polymerase codes for MEKEVVILDIDYISYEERPVIRLFSKDGDKNVVLIDDSFTPYLYVYSKNPDDCIKDLEELLEDIEIEKVVKKDFQIEKTFIKVTFTHPQELSKHRDEIRDLDSVIQIREFDIPFYRRYLMDRDVIPMTKVRASGEVIDSFSALESVKHDVEIIKLDKPLERVDDNINDFRILSFDLEVRNPHGMPDSEEDEIIMIGVASNFGVNQVISTKTKSSGECEFVNQVESEEKMIQTFVDIIKENNVDIIVGYNSDNFDFPYIIDRAKIYGIDLDLGMDGSDIRFIKRGFNNAASMKGLIHVDLYLVMRRYMSLERYTLERVYYELFGEEKIDVPGDRIWEFWDNGGDELDNLFDYSLDDVVSTLKIAEQTLPLNLELTRIIGQPLFDVSRMATGQQAEWFLVKQAYFDDEIIPNKQGSNFTDRANAEDNEGGFVLEPDKGLHENLVQFDFRSLYPSIIISKNISPDVLITGDVDNPDDYNISPEHDLKFKKTPQGFIPSVIDKILQERFRIKREMKASDDPTEKKSLDVQQQAIKRLANTMYGIYGFPRFRWYSFECAKAITSWGRQYIKHAMKESEKYGFKAIYADTDGFYAKYEKK; via the coding sequence ATGGAAAAGGAAGTTGTTATTTTAGACATTGACTATATCTCATATGAAGAAAGGCCTGTAATACGCCTCTTTTCAAAGGATGGGGACAAGAACGTTGTATTAATAGACGATTCGTTCACTCCATACCTTTACGTTTACAGCAAAAACCCTGATGATTGCATAAAGGATTTGGAAGAGCTTTTGGAAGACATTGAAATAGAAAAGGTAGTAAAAAAGGACTTCCAGATTGAAAAAACCTTCATTAAGGTAACTTTCACCCATCCCCAGGAGCTTTCAAAGCACAGGGACGAAATCAGGGATTTGGACAGCGTAATTCAAATCAGGGAATTCGATATTCCATTCTACAGAAGATACCTGATGGACAGGGACGTCATTCCGATGACAAAGGTAAGGGCTTCAGGGGAAGTCATAGATTCCTTTTCGGCTTTAGAAAGTGTTAAGCATGACGTTGAAATAATAAAGCTCGACAAGCCTTTGGAAAGGGTGGATGACAACATAAACGATTTCAGGATTTTAAGCTTTGATTTGGAAGTTAGAAACCCTCACGGCATGCCCGATTCCGAAGAGGATGAAATAATCATGATAGGAGTTGCAAGCAACTTCGGCGTAAATCAGGTAATATCCACCAAGACAAAGTCCTCAGGTGAATGCGAATTCGTAAATCAGGTTGAATCCGAAGAGAAAATGATTCAAACCTTTGTAGATATCATCAAAGAGAATAACGTTGACATTATCGTCGGCTACAACTCAGACAATTTCGATTTTCCATATATAATTGACAGGGCCAAGATTTACGGCATCGACCTGGACCTTGGAATGGACGGCTCAGACATTCGCTTCATTAAAAGGGGCTTTAACAATGCGGCATCAATGAAAGGATTAATTCACGTTGATTTATACCTTGTCATGAGAAGATACATGTCTCTTGAGCGCTACACTCTTGAAAGGGTTTATTATGAACTCTTCGGTGAGGAAAAAATTGACGTTCCCGGAGACCGCATATGGGAATTCTGGGACAACGGAGGCGACGAGCTGGATAATTTATTTGATTACTCTCTTGATGACGTAGTATCCACGTTGAAAATCGCAGAACAGACTCTGCCTCTCAATTTGGAATTGACCCGTATTATCGGGCAGCCGCTTTTTGACGTAAGCCGTATGGCAACAGGCCAGCAGGCGGAATGGTTTTTGGTAAAGCAGGCTTATTTTGATGATGAAATCATTCCAAACAAGCAGGGATCCAACTTTACCGACCGCGCAAACGCCGAGGACAATGAAGGGGGATTCGTTCTCGAGCCGGACAAGGGACTTCATGAAAATCTGGTCCAGTTCGACTTCAGGAGCCTGTACCCGAGCATTATCATCTCCAAAAACATTTCACCGGACGTTCTCATAACGGGGGATGTAGATAATCCCGATGACTATAACATTTCACCGGAACACGATTTGAAATTCAAAAAGACTCCTCAGGGATTCATTCCTTCAGTCATTGATAAAATCCTTCAGGAACGTTTCAGAATCAAGCGTGAAATGAAGGCAAGTGACGATCCCACAGAGAAAAAGTCCCTCGACGTACAGCAACAGGCCATTAAAAGGCTTGCAAATACGATGTATGGTATTTACGGTTTTCCACGCTTCAGATGGTATTCCTTTGAATGCGCAAAAGCCATTACTTCATGGGGAAGGCAGTACATTAAGCATGCCATGAAGGAATCTGAAAAGTACGGTTTCAAGGCAATCTATGCTGATACCGACGGGTTTTATGCTAAATATGAGAAGAAATGA
- a CDS encoding glycosyl transferase: MSKQSFRDLKDAIDLKDGEIDELTMELEAKNEEINKLKLYSTKLKYEKQNLEYKLDNEINNEKAKIKELDDLNQKIAEKQQIIDDKQDQVKYLRGLIDDYRNQVKSNSEELEIQLRKISKTYESLLQQKDKIIEKQDESIKLLMKEKEEIIKSNKTNVISLKLQNDNYRQQLEKYEK; encoded by the coding sequence ATGTCAAAGCAAAGTTTCAGAGATTTAAAGGACGCAATCGATTTGAAAGACGGTGAAATAGACGAGCTTACAATGGAGCTTGAGGCCAAAAACGAGGAAATCAATAAATTGAAATTGTATTCCACCAAGCTGAAGTACGAAAAGCAGAATCTGGAATACAAGCTGGATAATGAAATCAACAACGAAAAGGCCAAGATAAAAGAGCTTGACGATTTAAACCAGAAAATCGCAGAAAAGCAGCAGATAATCGATGACAAGCAGGATCAGGTCAAATATTTAAGGGGTCTCATTGACGACTACAGAAATCAAGTCAAAAGCAATTCCGAGGAGCTTGAAATACAGCTTAGAAAGATTTCCAAAACCTACGAATCACTGCTTCAGCAGAAGGATAAAATCATTGAAAAGCAGGATGAAAGCATCAAACTGCTGATGAAGGAAAAGGAAGAGATAATCAAATCCAACAAGACCAACGTAATCAGCCTGAAACTGCAGAACGACAACTATCGCCAGCAGCTTGAGAAATATGAAAAATGA
- a CDS encoding fibrillarin-like rRNA/tRNA 2'-O-methyltransferase, which yields MDVFLKDDQVATRNLTPGISVYGEELIEEEAEYRIWNPRRSKLAAAILNGLNNLRIENDSKVLYLGASTGTTVSHISDIAYEGKVYAVEFSPVTAKKLTRLSRQRPNIYPILGDATKPKEYMNLVEKVDLLYCDVAQPTQTNLFMRNMNMFAKDDALGILMIKARSIDVVQKPKKIFKQEEKKLKEKGFKIIEKVKLEPYEKDHISFLIEKNF from the coding sequence ATGGATGTTTTTTTAAAGGACGATCAGGTCGCAACCAGAAATTTGACCCCTGGAATTTCAGTCTACGGCGAAGAGCTGATTGAGGAAGAGGCCGAATACAGGATATGGAATCCGAGAAGGTCAAAACTTGCTGCCGCCATCCTAAACGGACTTAATAATTTAAGAATTGAAAATGACTCCAAGGTGTTATATCTCGGAGCTTCAACCGGTACGACCGTTTCCCACATTTCAGACATTGCATATGAGGGAAAAGTATATGCGGTTGAGTTTTCTCCTGTGACCGCCAAGAAGTTAACCCGGCTGTCACGCCAGAGGCCCAATATTTACCCTATACTCGGTGATGCTACAAAGCCTAAAGAATACATGAACCTTGTTGAAAAGGTTGACTTATTATACTGCGATGTTGCCCAGCCTACCCAGACGAACCTCTTTATGAGAAACATGAACATGTTCGCAAAGGATGATGCATTGGGAATATTGATGATTAAGGCTCGAAGCATCGACGTGGTACAGAAGCCTAAAAAGATTTTCAAACAAGAAGAGAAGAAATTGAAAGAGAAAGGTTTTAAAATTATCGAAAAAGTGAAACTGGAACCTTACGAAAAAGACCATATCTCATTTCTCATAGAGAAAAATTTTTAA
- a CDS encoding NOP5/NOP56 family protein → MECYITYSIKGFYAFNEDNALIKEKLFKEDEILQKLIEIDNKEIPSEERELIDELARDYDSIIIESNKRASDYGCEKVRVLNPNKAGDFLRSEYELDCDNEIYQKLAIYRMKKAQSSEDKHLIQAINSIDEIDESIARLIERIREWYALYFPEMDLIKNNETYIKLIYENKTKEEIINAKIDAFPEDMLDIEEDIDPNDLEIMNNYAKSIYELQQTRKNIIDYIDEKMESVAPNLKLLVGSSLGAKLISHAGGLKRLASYPSSTVQIMGAEKALFRHLKSGDRPPKYGLIYQHPQVRGAKWWNRGKIARLLASRISLAVRKDVFTHDFDEKIFDEFKSKAEEIEKNNPFPTKTSKKRSEEKKKGKKKSKKGKKRRRK, encoded by the coding sequence ATGGAATGTTATATTACTTACTCTATCAAGGGATTTTATGCTTTTAACGAGGACAATGCATTAATTAAGGAAAAGTTATTCAAAGAGGATGAAATCCTTCAAAAACTCATTGAAATTGACAATAAGGAAATTCCATCAGAGGAAAGGGAATTGATTGATGAACTGGCTCGAGATTACGATTCAATCATTATAGAATCAAACAAGAGAGCGTCAGATTACGGCTGCGAAAAAGTAAGGGTGCTTAATCCCAACAAGGCGGGAGATTTTTTAAGAAGCGAATATGAACTGGACTGCGACAATGAAATCTATCAGAAGCTGGCCATCTACAGGATGAAAAAGGCCCAGTCATCAGAGGACAAGCACCTGATTCAGGCAATCAACTCCATTGACGAGATTGATGAGTCAATTGCACGGTTAATCGAGAGGATACGCGAATGGTATGCTCTTTATTTCCCTGAAATGGATTTAATAAAAAACAATGAGACATATATCAAGCTGATTTATGAAAACAAGACAAAAGAGGAAATCATCAACGCAAAAATCGATGCCTTTCCCGAAGACATGCTGGACATTGAAGAGGACATAGATCCAAACGACCTTGAAATAATGAACAATTACGCCAAATCGATTTATGAGCTTCAGCAGACCAGAAAAAACATTATTGACTACATTGACGAGAAGATGGAATCCGTCGCTCCTAATTTGAAACTATTGGTGGGCTCATCACTGGGTGCCAAACTGATATCACATGCCGGCGGACTTAAAAGGCTTGCAAGCTATCCATCAAGCACGGTTCAGATAATGGGTGCTGAAAAGGCCTTATTCAGGCATCTGAAAAGCGGAGACAGGCCGCCTAAATACGGTCTGATATACCAGCATCCCCAGGTCAGGGGCGCAAAATGGTGGAATCGGGGAAAGATTGCCAGGCTGCTTGCATCAAGAATATCACTGGCCGTGAGAAAGGACGTTTTCACCCATGACTTTGATGAAAAGATATTCGATGAATTCAAATCAAAGGCAGAAGAGATAGAAAAAAACAATCCGTTTCCAACAAAGACGTCAAAGAAACGAAGTGAAGAAAAGAAAAAGGGCAAAAAGAAGAGTAAAAAAGGCAAAAAAAGAAGGAGGAAATAG
- a CDS encoding AI-2E family transporter — protein MEKDLKDYMTPPVMLVLFLLAVSLIFIFPVLNMIVLGAILAYWIRPIACKIQSKLRFESISTILAMILVIIPLILLVSYIVFVISGFISDVLLANSNFDFNVAMAQISSYIPQNPFIDANNMASMVQSVAKYVLGYISGKAGSIMNITLDLFILVCSVYYFIKDGDDCLNFIKSFVPDDHIEFFDNTVKSVEDVLKSIFYGHFLTSVIIGIFGAIGYSLLGYPYGIFLGIITGILQLIPIFGPWPIYWALAILDAVSGNYPRVVVVLLFGFFLSLVDMYIRPAISSHHADIHPLILLVGFLAGPLVYGIVGFIVGPLILGVTYTILDSFRKELNGA, from the coding sequence ATGGAAAAAGACTTAAAAGACTATATGACACCTCCGGTAATGCTGGTACTCTTCTTGCTGGCTGTTTCACTGATATTCATATTTCCGGTTCTTAACATGATTGTGCTGGGGGCGATTCTGGCTTACTGGATAAGGCCTATTGCCTGCAAAATCCAGTCCAAGCTAAGGTTCGAGTCAATCTCGACAATACTGGCAATGATTCTTGTTATAATACCTCTGATACTTCTGGTGAGCTATATTGTATTCGTAATCTCCGGATTCATATCTGATGTCCTCTTAGCCAATTCCAATTTCGACTTCAATGTGGCCATGGCGCAGATTTCATCATACATTCCGCAAAATCCATTCATTGACGCAAACAATATGGCTTCCATGGTTCAAAGCGTCGCAAAATACGTTTTAGGCTACATCTCAGGAAAGGCAGGTTCAATCATGAATATCACATTGGATTTGTTCATACTGGTCTGTTCAGTCTATTACTTTATAAAGGATGGGGATGACTGCTTGAACTTTATCAAATCATTCGTTCCCGATGATCACATTGAATTTTTCGACAATACTGTCAAATCCGTTGAGGACGTCTTGAAAAGCATTTTCTACGGACACTTTCTCACTTCAGTGATAATCGGAATCTTCGGTGCAATAGGATATTCCCTTCTGGGCTATCCTTACGGAATATTTCTGGGTATCATAACCGGAATACTTCAGTTAATACCGATATTCGGCCCATGGCCAATCTACTGGGCATTAGCTATTCTTGATGCAGTATCCGGCAATTATCCGAGAGTCGTGGTCGTATTGCTTTTCGGATTTTTCCTAAGCCTCGTAGATATGTACATCCGTCCGGCCATATCCTCCCACCATGCGGATATCCATCCTCTGATATTGCTGGTAGGTTTCCTGGCAGGACCTCTGGTTTACGGCATTGTGGGATTCATTGTAGGTCCGCTGATACTCGGCGTCACCTATACGATTTTGGACAGCTTTAGAAAGGAATTAAACGGAGCCTAA
- a CDS encoding dihydroorotate dehydrogenase electron transfer subunit: MIRAPQIVEIKKIVEETPTIKTFTFESDINANPGEFLMVWNFNDEKPMSISNISDGELSISVKNIGEFTSQLHELKVGDKIGVRGSYGNGFTTDFEGKKLLVIGGGVGMAPVTALTHELVKDNDVEVLVAATTKDELLFLDDLKNSGAKVHPCTDDGSFGFKGFASDCLNDLLEDSTYDYAFVCGPEIMMIGIFNILEDAGIPGDYSLERYMKCALGVCGQCCVDNTGWRICVEGPVFDNEKIRMIDEFGKYRRDSCGVKY; encoded by the coding sequence ATGATTAGGGCACCTCAAATAGTTGAAATCAAGAAAATCGTTGAAGAGACTCCTACAATCAAGACATTCACCTTTGAGAGTGATATTAACGCCAATCCCGGCGAATTTTTAATGGTTTGGAACTTCAATGATGAAAAGCCGATGTCAATTTCAAACATTTCAGACGGTGAACTTTCAATTTCCGTTAAAAACATCGGTGAATTTACCTCACAGCTTCACGAACTTAAGGTAGGCGATAAAATCGGCGTAAGGGGAAGCTACGGAAACGGTTTTACAACAGATTTTGAAGGCAAAAAGCTTCTTGTAATCGGCGGAGGAGTCGGAATGGCACCTGTTACCGCATTAACCCATGAGCTGGTTAAAGATAATGACGTTGAAGTTCTTGTAGCGGCGACCACAAAGGATGAATTGCTGTTTTTGGATGATTTAAAAAATTCAGGCGCAAAGGTTCATCCGTGCACAGATGACGGATCTTTTGGATTTAAGGGATTCGCCTCAGATTGTCTAAATGATTTGCTTGAAGATTCGACTTACGATTATGCATTTGTCTGCGGACCTGAGATAATGATGATAGGAATATTCAATATCCTTGAAGATGCAGGCATTCCGGGAGATTATTCCCTTGAAAGATACATGAAATGCGCACTTGGAGTATGCGGACAGTGCTGCGTTGACAATACCGGCTGGAGAATATGCGTTGAAGGTCCTGTATTCGATAATGAAAAAATAAGAATGATAGATGAATTCGGAAAATACAGGCGTGACTCCTGCGGCGTAAAATACTGA
- a CDS encoding dihydroorotate dehydrogenase, translating into MLETDVCGVHFRNPLMLAAGIMGSTASSMNWILESGAAGVISKSFSLKPHPGYKNPTTVGVEGGIINAIGLSNPGVENFKEELKLINRENNVVIASIYGATPDEFSTLVEEVQDYVDMIELNISCPHAMDGYGASIGQDCNLSHTIVSASKDASDVPIIAKLTPNVTDITGIAKTCEDAGADCVSLINTLGPGMKINIDAARPVLFNKFGGMSGKAIKPIAISNVYSVYEAVDIPIIGVGGVYTFEDVVEFIFAGARAVQIGTAIMDEGVEVFSQINADLEAFMKEKGYSSIDEMVGLAHGGD; encoded by the coding sequence ATGTTAGAAACTGATGTTTGTGGAGTTCATTTTAGAAATCCTTTAATGTTGGCTGCCGGAATCATGGGAAGCACAGCCTCTTCCATGAACTGGATTTTAGAATCAGGCGCAGCGGGCGTTATAAGCAAATCATTTTCTTTAAAGCCTCATCCTGGATACAAGAACCCGACCACCGTCGGCGTTGAAGGCGGAATAATCAACGCAATAGGCTTGTCCAATCCGGGTGTTGAGAACTTTAAAGAGGAATTAAAACTAATCAATAGAGAAAACAATGTCGTTATAGCATCCATTTACGGAGCCACTCCCGATGAGTTCAGCACTCTTGTAGAGGAAGTTCAGGATTATGTGGACATGATTGAGCTTAACATTTCCTGTCCTCACGCAATGGACGGTTATGGTGCTTCAATCGGTCAGGACTGCAATTTAAGCCATACCATAGTATCCGCTTCAAAGGATGCAAGTGATGTCCCGATTATAGCCAAGCTCACCCCTAACGTGACTGACATTACCGGAATCGCCAAGACCTGCGAGGATGCGGGAGCAGACTGTGTGAGCCTCATTAATACCCTGGGTCCGGGAATGAAAATCAATATCGACGCCGCAAGGCCTGTTCTTTTCAACAAGTTCGGCGGAATGAGCGGAAAGGCAATAAAGCCAATAGCTATAAGCAACGTCTATTCCGTTTATGAAGCGGTTGACATTCCTATTATCGGCGTCGGAGGAGTCTACACATTTGAAGACGTTGTTGAATTCATATTTGCCGGTGCTAGAGCGGTTCAGATAGGCACTGCAATCATGGATGAAGGCGTTGAAGTGTTTTCACAAATTAACGCTGATTTGGAAGCCTTCATGAAGGAAAAGGGCTATTCATCAATTGATGAGATGGTCGGGCTTGCACACGGAGGTGATTAG
- the comC gene encoding L-sulfolactate dehydrogenase, translating into MKIMKDNEMALVKEVLKKLGASDEDCQLVAEATLDADMKGFTSHGLGRFPQYLISINAGTINLKDNITIEKETPAIALINGNSGFGQAVSYKAMQLAIKKAKEVGIGCVGVHNTNHFGVTGFYSDLALRENVIGIVIANTDPAIAPLGGKEALIGTNPIAIGIPSETYITVDMATSVTARGKIIESKRKGLELPEGWALDKEGKPTTDPEVALDGGSILPFGGFKGYAIALMVEILTGPLVQAGYGHGVTGTASPDKNCTKGDLYLAIDPSKFGDFGDFVANTEDFVSQVRATGETVAIPGDLEVKRIADAEENGIEIDEKLYEQLKGICDDLDIDLDSYLEE; encoded by the coding sequence ATGAAGATAATGAAAGATAACGAAATGGCTCTTGTCAAGGAAGTATTAAAGAAATTGGGAGCCAGTGATGAGGACTGTCAGCTGGTGGCTGAAGCTACCCTCGACGCAGACATGAAAGGATTCACATCACACGGACTTGGAAGATTTCCGCAATATCTAATAAGCATCAACGCAGGAACAATCAACTTAAAAGACAACATTACAATCGAAAAGGAAACCCCAGCAATCGCATTAATCAACGGTAACAGCGGATTCGGACAGGCTGTCTCATACAAAGCAATGCAGCTTGCAATCAAGAAGGCAAAGGAAGTCGGTATCGGATGTGTCGGTGTGCACAATACAAACCACTTCGGAGTGACCGGATTCTACTCAGACTTGGCCTTAAGGGAAAACGTTATCGGAATAGTTATCGCAAATACCGACCCTGCAATCGCACCATTAGGCGGTAAGGAAGCATTGATTGGAACAAACCCAATAGCTATCGGTATTCCATCAGAAACCTACATTACCGTGGACATGGCAACATCAGTTACCGCACGTGGAAAGATTATCGAATCAAAAAGAAAAGGACTTGAATTGCCTGAAGGTTGGGCGCTTGACAAGGAAGGAAAACCAACAACCGACCCTGAAGTTGCCCTTGACGGAGGATCAATCCTTCCTTTCGGCGGATTCAAGGGATACGCCATTGCATTAATGGTTGAAATATTAACAGGACCTCTTGTACAGGCAGGATACGGCCACGGCGTAACCGGTACCGCTTCCCCTGACAAGAACTGTACAAAAGGAGACTTATATTTAGCAATCGATCCGTCCAAATTCGGAGACTTCGGAGACTTCGTGGCAAATACCGAGGACTTCGTATCCCAGGTAAGGGCAACCGGCGAAACCGTTGCAATTCCGGGAGATTTGGAAGTCAAAAGAATCGCAGACGCTGAAGAAAACGGAATCGAAATCGATGAAAAGCTATATGAACAGCTTAAAGGAATCTGTGACGATTTAGACATTGATTTGGATTCATACCTTGAAGAATAG